The genomic window CAGTCACAGTTCCCCAGCCCCTGGGCCTTACCTGTCCATGCCCTGGGCTGCCAGGCAGGCAGCGGTCAGTGCTTCCTTAACATGTGTCAGCCATCGGCAGCTATCTAGTCGGCTGAGCCAGCGATCCATACTCAGCGAGGGGTCTGTGCAGGCCTCTACCAGCCGGACAAAACTGTCCTGCAGGGGCCGGCCCCTGGGGGGAGAGGCAGATGAGTCACCCTACCTCCAAATCTGAGAGGCCTGTTCTTCCAAGGGAGCCCCAGCACCCCTGCCTGCCTCCACTCTGCTTATCCAGTCTTGCCATACTAATCTGGTGACTCCTGACCCTCCTTAGGTCTGCTCCAACTCTATCAGTCTGCTAGCTTTTCTGTAAATACACTATCCATTGCCACCTTTTACACTAGTGATGACTCCTATTCCCGCCAAATCTCTGGGccaggaggaagagggggaggcaGCCTAAACTCGCTGCTCTCCTCTGTGATATTCCTGGTGCAGCTGTATGGTGTGGTGCATGGAgagccagccctggagtcaggaagacctgagttaaaatgtgaCCTGGGGCATCTCAGTGGTGCCCTGGATAAAACACCAACCCAGGAATTGAGAGGACCTAACTTTCATATCCAGCTTTGTGACCCCAAGCAAACCACTTcacctctgcctcaatttctttacctataaaatggggataacagcctCTTGTTCCCTAGGTTGTTGTGGGGACAAAATTGTATAGTGCTTAGCACCTAAtaatgtataaatgttagcttttgttGATTTATCTGACCTGAGCTGAATGCTATTGATGTCCTCCAATTAGTTGCCTCTGTCCCCTCtgattagaatgtgagcttcctgGGGCCAGGGACTGACTTGATTGTCATTTTTTTgcctggcctcaaacacttccttAGCCaggtaaccctggacaagtcaccctatctgccttgatttcctcatctataaaaatgagctggagaaggaaatgataaacctcTCCGGTAGCTTTGCCAGGAAATTCCCAGGTGAGATCAGGAAGATCAACAAGCATGAACCTGGCTGGTGGTCTTCCTGTCCATCCCATCCCCTGGGATCATCTTCAAGGACCTCAGTTCTAACAGTTTGACCATACAATTCCTCAGTCTGCTCAGCCCTCACAACTACCTTCTCCATCTTACTCCATGATCTTCCTTTAGATTTCGCTGTCTTTCCTTTCAGAAAGACTGAGAAGCTGAAAACTCCCTGAAACCACCACAAGTGGATGAGAATCCATTCTTTCCCCCACTAACCCTAACGCTGAATCAGCATCTTGAGGCCATTCCCTAtcgtaatgtccaggctagctttctggaggtcctccggaagggccttggtctcagcaggatggACACCATGGAGGATGGGCAAGAATAGTGTCCAAAGTCTTTACCGTCTCTTACACaatctgtcatagtctgacccagtctccttcAGCAGTCTGCCAATCTCAACCAGTCTCCCCCATAGtgtaggaggcaggagagcctCCACAAGGCTGGTCAATGTTAGAATGACTTCCAGTCctcagcccttatatactttattgtaattacatcattagcATACCGTGCATATGAGTGAATTAGAaaatcattacatcaccatgctaagtactaagtatatatgtgaactagagagccatcatctcatcagttctactgagttaacacctttttTCAAGggtacttctccagagttccagccctctccGCCCTCCTCCCatctagtttcattttcttcaatgcTAGCCTTGTCCCAGTGATTTGCTGCTTATTTCCCTCCTGGACTTCCCCGCCAGGAGCCTTCATCCTGCTCATCAGTACCTTGGGCCCCTCTGATGGGAGGATGGGTGAGCCACGCCTCCTTTTCTCACCTGGCTGCTCGtacctctcctcccctctcccccaacctttcagcttctttttggGTGCGGCCTCCACTTAGAGTATAAGCTGCTGGAGGAAAGGGActccttttttcatatttatattctctatattttcaGTTCTTAGCACCAAGTTTAGAACaaagtaggcgcttaataaatgttgacagCTGGCAGTAGAATCACCACCTCGAATCCTTTGCCTCAGCATCACCAATGCTGTTAAAATGGCCAAGTCGCCCTGGACTGGCACGACTAGGTTACTTACCTCTCCAGGGGCCGGTGCAGCCGCTTCCAGCCGGGGTAGGCCGCCTTGGCCTCCGTTCCGCCCCCGGTGATTCGGGCCTGCTTGACTGCTTGGGCGGAGCGCGTGTCCAGCACCAAGCCCCGCCCACCGCCCAGGGCCAGAACTGCCCGCAGCAGCTCCTCATCCTCCGCACAGCGGCGCCTGTTGGCCCCCTGCAGGGGCTGGCTGGAGCGCAGCATCACCTGGGAGAGGGATGAGTGAGCCAGCTTAGGGACCACCCTCTCAGAGCCCAGGGTTAGGACTCCCCCGGTGGGCTGCAAGTGAGGGCAAGGTGGGAGCCGGGGAGGCTCAGGATCCTAGGGAGAACACTGGAGACTAGATCAGGTAGGGGCAAGGGTGTATCCATCTGGGGGCCCGGGGCCAGACGTCCTGAGGCGGGGCTGAACGTGTGAGGTGGGGTTTGGGGTGAGGCACATGGATGGGGGGTCAGGGAGGAGCCAGGAGCCAGTGGGGGAGTGGGCACAAGGCTAGGGTAGTTAGATCTGGGAGATGAGCAGAGTTCCCAGGGCAGGGAGCAGAGTGGGGTCCGGGAGCCCATTCGAGACTCACTGTTTCATTGGTCGTATGATAGTAGCAGAGCACAGGGAAGCGTCCCCCTTGGCGAAAGCGGGCGCTTCGTGCCAGGACCTCGTCTCCAATCCCGACGGGTACCACCAAGGCTGTCGGGTAGCTGGCACACACGTCGAAGTCCCTGTTCACTGTGCTCAGGCGCCAGGCGTCCGTCTACAGGGACCGACGGGgtgggagtggggtggggtggTCTCTCACGGGCTCACATCCTCGGAaagttccctccccccccccagacagGGCTCCAAGCCCTTTCCCCACGGCATCCCAAAGTCTCTTTGCAGTTGCTCTCAATCCTCCGTCCCCGCCCCTACCTGGAGGGCCACCTGCTGATAGAAGTGGTCCGGGGGGTGTAGGTCCGCAGCTTCTCCCAGCCTCAGGCTCTGGGGTCTGTAGAAGAATGGATAGGAAGTGGTGACAGATTCCAGCGAGGTCAAAGCCTTGAGGAGAAAGGCAGGAAGTATGTCTGGAGACTCCGCAGCTCCGCAGCAAAACCTCCGTGTCCTCGCTTTCCTCCCTGCCGCTCTCTGGCCCCCTTCCCCGGTATGCGGGCACGGCTTCGCTGCCCTGTCCCGCACGCCCCGCCCACCTCGATGGAACTGGCGATGTCCAGGGTCTCCTCCAAGCCTTCGATCTCCAGCTGCAGAACGTGCAGGTTCTTACATCTCAGGGTGATAGTGCCCGAGCTCCCCGCCACCCTGGGGAGTCAGAGGGCTAAATGGGCACGCGGCGCTCAGGGGGAAAGATACTGAGTTGGTTTAGGATTCAGGGCAGGTATAGGGTCACGAGGTGGGAGTGGAGCCCTCAGGGGAACGAGAGTGGAAAGACGGAAAATCGAATAGTGATAAGTGGGACGTAGGGGAAGAGGACACGGGTCACGGAGAAAGAGCGGAGAGATTTTGGGGAAGGGGATAGTGCAAGGATCATCGATGTGAGGGTTAGCGAGGGGGAAAAAcgggagcgggggggggggggaggagtcgTATGGGGAGGGTGATCAGTGGGACAGAGGGAGCTCAGCTCTCCTTAGCTGGAGGAATGAGACCCGGAGAGCTACGCGTGCCTTCCCAGCCAGCGTCCGACACAACAGGGCAGGGCTGCCTGACCCCGCCACACGGATTTCCCGGCTAAGCGGTTCCCGATCTTCCCGGGGCACGCCTTGACCATGCTAATCAATGCGTCCTGCAGAGGACCCTTACCCTcgccacacacactcacacacactcacacagacacactcgcacacagagacacactcactcactcacagacacacacactcacacacactctcacactctcacacagacacactcgcacacagacacacacacacagagacacactctcacacagacacacacacacacttacacacacacaatttcactCACagacactctcacacactcacacacagacacacactcacactcactctcacactcattcttacactcacacacatacacacacactcttacacagagacacacactcacacacacactcaatctctcacatacacacacatactcacactcacacacacacactcttacacagagacacacacacattcacacacactcacacacactctcacacagagacacacacactcacacacacactcaatctctcacatacacacacactcacacatactctcacactattacacagagacacacacacactcacacattcacacacacatacagacacacacacacattcacacacacacactctcacattcacacacacacactcacacattcacacacacacactcacacagagacacacacacacactctcacagagacacacactcactcacacattcacacacacacttacacagagacacacacactcaatctctcacatacacacactcacacacactctcacactcacacacagagacacacacacaaattcacacattcacacacacacactctcacagagacacacacactcactcacacattcacacacacactcttacacagagacacacgctcacacagagacacacacactcactc from Sminthopsis crassicaudata isolate SCR6 chromosome 3, ASM4859323v1, whole genome shotgun sequence includes these protein-coding regions:
- the LOC141563785 gene encoding myotubularin-related protein 9-like isoform X1, which translates into the protein MEFSELIRTGRAEALLLPGPGQSPVRGTLCVTSHHLLLSAGHGSPGDLWLLLRNVDAVEKRVAGSSGTITLRCKNLHVLQLEIEGLEETLDIASSIEALTSLESVTTSYPFFYRPQSLRLGEAADLHPPDHFYQQVALQTDAWRLSTVNRDFDVCASYPTALVVPVGIGDEVLARSARFRQGGRFPVLCYYHTTNETVMLRSSQPLQGANRRRCAEDEELLRAVLALGGGRGLVLDTRSAQAVKQARITGGGTEAKAAYPGWKRLHRPLERGRPLQDSFVRLVEACTDPSLSMDRWLSRLDSCRWLTHVKEALTAACLAAQGMDREGVCILVHGAEGTDTTLLVTSLAQLILDPKCRTMSGFQSLLEREWIQAGHPFQQRCAHSAYAQARPKHEAPVFLLFLDCVWQLNRQFPLSLEFGEGMLLALFEHAYASPFGTFLCNSEKERYLCDVKTKTHSLWSSLNQSKERRRLRNPIYSPNPLALWPSVEPQSLQLWAGLFLRWTRPPEPAQEAWEQLWRIVTEEEGV